One Gordonia pseudamarae genomic window, AGCGACGAGCCTCGAAACCCCGTGAGAGAACATTGTCGTCTCACCGGGTTTCGAGGCTCGCGGGCTCGCACCTCAACCGGCCGGGTGGCTAATGCGTTCGGGAGCCACGGTCGGCCGGTGGCACATAGTGCAGTCCACGGAACACGGCGCTGTGCGCGAACACCTCGGCGTCGGCGTCGGTACCGCGGTGGCGGGCCATCCGAAGTGCCATCCGCAGCAGCATTTTGATGTCGCGGGCGGTGATGTCCGGGAAGCCGCCCACCAGGTCGTCGAGCAGATCATCACCGAGGGTGACGCCGTTGCCCTCGGCGAGAATCCGCCAGATCCGGCGGGCATCGTCCGGCCCGGGCGGCTGGTACTCGATCACAGCCGCGCAGCGCGCGAGGATCGCCGCGTCGACGCCGTCGAGGCGGTTGGTGGTCAGGAACAGCAGGCCGTCGAAATACTCCAGGGTGCGCAGGAATTCGGCGACGATCGCGTTCTGCGACAGATCCAGTCCGCGTTCCATCACAAAAACGTCGGCCTCGTCGAGCAGCAGCACCGCATCCCAGCGTTTGGCGCGGTCGAAGATGACCTCGAGGTTCTTGCGGACCAGTTCGGCGGTAATGCCGAGCGATCCGGAATGAATCGAGTAGAGCGGTCTGTGGGTGGTTTCGGCGTACACCTCGGCGGTCAGTGTCTTGCCCACTCCGGGGCGGCCTTTGGCCAGGATGACGTTGCCCGCCGACTTGCCGTCGATGATGTCCCCGGTGAATACGGAGATGTCGGTGGTGAGGATGTCGAGGAGTTCTCGTTGTTCGTCGGGCAGGACCAGCTTGTCGCGGAGGTGGGCGTCGTACCGGTAGTCGGTGAGGTCGCCGGTGTTCACGTCGAGGAAGTCCTGCGTGCCCAGATCAAACACCCGCACGGCGGTGATCACCGGCACGGGACCGTAGTCGTCGTCGCCGAAGTTCTTGCCGCGGTGCAGGATCGATGGTGCCACCTGTCGCAGTGAGGCGATCTCCGCCGGTGCGACGTCGTGCACGACCTTGCGGTACTGCCGCTTGTTGGGAGACCGGTGGTCGTCGGCGCGGATCACCCGGCCGGAGAAGAGGAACTGTTTGCCGAATCCGTGGTCGATGAGCCGCTGGTACCGTTCGCGCCGCCGCAGGTAGTCGGCCTTGAGCGCGGGGGTTTCCTTGTAGGCGCCGCCGGCGACCAGCACGTCGGCCGGTGTCTTGCCGACGATCTCCGTCTCGTCGAGGGTGAGGATGCGAGGTTTGCGCGAGGGGCGTTTCACGGTGGCGTTGTCGGCCTCCATCGTGAACTTCACCCGCGGCCCGTGCGTCCGGTCGGCGTGTTCCATCGTGATGTCCATGACCAGATACGGGTGCAGGTATCCGTCGGTCTCGCGTACGTACAGCCAGCCATCGATCATGTTCTCCCGCAAGAAGGTCCGCATTATCTCCACTGCCGCGTCGATGTGCGGGATGCGGGCGAACCGTCCCGACCGGGCGGCCCGGATGGCGGCGGCGGCCCGGGCGAACGATTCCTCGCCGGCGCCGGCGGCGACGATCTCCAGGTCGGCCAGGGCGGCATCGGTGAGATCCCGGTCCGGGACGGTGATCTCGGGTGATCGCCAGGATCGTGCCTGATCGCGGGCGGCCGTCAGATCGTCGGCGGTGGTTGCGGCCACCACCTCGGTGGGTGCGATGAGCACGGGGACTCCTTTGTCCTCGGGGCCGGTCGGGGTACGGGGAGGGCGGCCGGAGGCCTTCGGCATCCTGTGGCAGAAGGCGTTACAGGGGTGGTGATCTCGCGATCACCACCCCTGAGTCTCAGCCCCGCATGATGTGTTGCGCCCGGCGATGCCGATTACGACTCGGGGTCGAGCACGAAGTCGTAGTCGACGTGGAAGCCCTCACCGTCCGGGTTGTCGATGGGATTGAGCATCAGCTCCGGCTTCACCGCCGAGGCGATGTCGTCGTCGTTGTGCGGGTCGCCGGGGAAGTAGAGCTGGGTGGTGATGAGCTCGTAGCCGGGGGCGCTGATCTTGAAGTGCAGGTGGGCGGGCCGCCACGCGTGCCAGCCGGCGGCCGCGATCAGCTGGCCGCACGCGCCGTCGGTCGGGATCTGGTACGGGGCCGGGCGCAGGGTGTGGATCTCGAAGCGACCCTCGTCGCCGGCGATCCAGGTGCCGCGCAGGTTCCACTCCGGCAGACCGGGCGCGAACTGCGAGTAGAAGCCGAGATCGTCGGCGTGCCACAGTTCGACCTTCGCGCCCGGCAAAGGAGTTCCGTCGACCGCGCGCACCTGACCGGCGAACACCAGCGGGTTGCCGGGCTCGTCGTCGCGCATCGGGATGGTGCCGTTCCACTCCAGTTGGGGTGAGTCTTCGATGTAGTACGGTCCCTCGATGGTGCCCTTGCTGCCCTCGCGGTGTTCGCTGGCGACCTCCTCGACCGAATGCTCGATCCAGACATCGAGGAACAGCGGCCATTCGCCGTCCTCGCCGACCTTGATCAGCCATGCTTTGAGCGCGTTGTACTCGGCGTAGCTGACCTTGTCCTCCAGGACGATGTCGTTGATGCCCTTGATGACCTTCGAGGCCAGGTAGTTGACGCGTGCGGTGTCGACCATTGCCGAACGGCCACCGGCCCCGGTCATCCGCTCGCGGAATCGGGCCGATGCGTTGGCGCCGGATTCAGCGGCCTTGGCGGTGACTTCCGCATCGAAACTGGTGTCAAAAGCTGTGTCGGTCATGGGAACTCCTTGGTTGTGTGGCCTGTGGGCTGAAGCGCTGGGGATGAGAGCCGGTCAGCCCGCAGCGATATCCGAGGGATGGGTGGCCAGTGGGGTCACCGTGATGGTCATGTAAGGGAAGAGCGGCAGTCCGGACAGGAGCGCGTGCAGTTCGTCGTTGTCGGTGACGTCGAAGATCGAATAGTTGGAGTACTCGCCGACGATGCGCCAAATGTGCGGCCAGGTGCCCGCGCGCTGCAGGTCCTGCGAGTACGCCTTCTCGCGGGCGACGGTGTCGGCGCGCACCTCCGGGTCGAGGTCGCGGGGGATGTCGACGTCCATACGAACGTGGAACAGCATGTCAGCTCCGATCGGTGCGGTAGTGCGCGAGCTTGTCGGGGTCGATCACGACGCCCGTTCCCGGCAGCGGTGAGGTGTGCAGCCGGCCGTCCCGGATTTGCAGTGGCTCGGCGAGCAGGTCGTCGGTCATATCCAGGAAGTTGGACAGCTCACCGGCGTGGTGCGAGGTGGCGGCGAACGCGGCGCCGAAGGCCAGCGAGCAGGCGGTGCCCACCTGGCCGTCGATCTGGTTGCCCATGACGACTTCGAGGCCGAGGCCCTCGGCCAGATGGTGGACTCGGCGAGACGTGGTGAAACCGGTCCGCGCGGTCTTGATGCTGACGGCCGTCAGTGCGCCGGAAAGGCTTTCGCGGGTCACATCGGCCGGGGTGGGCACCGACTCGTCGGCGATGAACGGCACGTCGATCTGCTCGACGAGCCAGCGCCGGCCCAACACGTCGTCGGCGGGGCACAGTTCCTCGGCGAACAGCAGTCCGAGGTCGCTCATGTCCTTCATCGCGCGTGCCGATTCCGATGCGGTCCATCCACGGTTGCCGTCGACATAGAGGTCGATCCGGTCGCCGAACCGGTCGCGCAGGGCGCGTACGACCGCGGTGTCCAGGTGCACCGGCCGCCTCCCGACCTTTACCTTGAAGGTGGTGATCCCGTAGGTGTCGACCATCTTCTCGGCCTCGGTGACCATCGCGGCCGGATCGTCGAATCCGAGCATGTGGCTGACCCGCATGTGATCGGTGTAGCCGCCGAGCATGTCCACGACGCGCAGTTCGAGTGTGCGGCCGAGGGCATCCCAGAGGGCCATGTCGAGTGCGGATTTGGCGGTGGGGTTGCCGATGGTGCGCTGCAGCCGCGCGGCGACGACCTCGCGTTCGAGTAGGGTCAGCCCGACGACGGCCGGTGCGAAGATCGTGTTGATGACGGCGACGATGCCGTCCTGGGTCTCGCCGTAGGTGAAGGGGCGGGGCGGTGCCTCGGCAACACCCACGACGCCGTCGTCGGTGTGTACCCGGACGAGCACGTGCTCGGCGACGTGCACCTCGCCCGACGCGAACCGTAACGGTTTGCGATAGGGAATGGCGAAGGGAATCGCCTCGATCGCGGTGATCTTCATGTGTTACTCCGAATAGGTGGGTGATGTTGTGATCGGCACCACTTCTAGGAACAACAGTATGGCGTAAATACATACGAAACAAGGACTTTATATTTGGCTATTAATCGATCAGATCAATCAATATGGTACTAGGGCAGGCCAGGTATTTGTCCGGGTCGCGGAGGTGGCTCAGGCCCTGCTCGCAACGAGCTCCGAGCGCGAGCGCAGACCGAGCTTCGCGTAGATCCGGGTGAGGTGCCGCTCGATCACCTCCACATTGCCGATGTTGTGGCTGGTACGCGGTTCCGGGATCGAGGTGGCCGACGAACGCTCGGTGCGGATCCGGAAGACGCGATCCTCCAGGCCGCCCTTGTTGGGGTAGTAGATCAACGAGATGTCGCGTTGCGGATCCTCGGTGAGACGGTCGTCATCGCCCTACGACGGCATCCAGTAGACGACGTCGTCGGCATAGCAGTCGAGCCACTTCTCGAACTCGCGATCATCGAGATGGCGTGCCTCCCGGTACAGGAACTGCTCGAT contains:
- a CDS encoding AAA family ATPase, encoding MLIAPTEVVAATTADDLTAARDQARSWRSPEITVPDRDLTDAALADLEIVAAGAGEESFARAAAAIRAARSGRFARIPHIDAAVEIMRTFLRENMIDGWLYVRETDGYLHPYLVMDITMEHADRTHGPRVKFTMEADNATVKRPSRKPRILTLDETEIVGKTPADVLVAGGAYKETPALKADYLRRRERYQRLIDHGFGKQFLFSGRVIRADDHRSPNKRQYRKVVHDVAPAEIASLRQVAPSILHRGKNFGDDDYGPVPVITAVRVFDLGTQDFLDVNTGDLTDYRYDAHLRDKLVLPDEQRELLDILTTDISVFTGDIIDGKSAGNVILAKGRPGVGKTLTAEVYAETTHRPLYSIHSGSLGITAELVRKNLEVIFDRAKRWDAVLLLDEADVFVMERGLDLSQNAIVAEFLRTLEYFDGLLFLTTNRLDGVDAAILARCAAVIEYQPPGPDDARRIWRILAEGNGVTLGDDLLDDLVGGFPDITARDIKMLLRMALRMARHRGTDADAEVFAHSAVFRGLHYVPPADRGSRTH
- the catA gene encoding catechol 1,2-dioxygenase produces the protein MTDTAFDTSFDAEVTAKAAESGANASARFRERMTGAGGRSAMVDTARVNYLASKVIKGINDIVLEDKVSYAEYNALKAWLIKVGEDGEWPLFLDVWIEHSVEEVASEHREGSKGTIEGPYYIEDSPQLEWNGTIPMRDDEPGNPLVFAGQVRAVDGTPLPGAKVELWHADDLGFYSQFAPGLPEWNLRGTWIAGDEGRFEIHTLRPAPYQIPTDGACGQLIAAAGWHAWRPAHLHFKISAPGYELITTQLYFPGDPHNDDDIASAVKPELMLNPIDNPDGEGFHVDYDFVLDPES
- the catC gene encoding muconolactone Delta-isomerase translates to MLFHVRMDVDIPRDLDPEVRADTVAREKAYSQDLQRAGTWPHIWRIVGEYSNYSIFDVTDNDELHALLSGLPLFPYMTITVTPLATHPSDIAAG
- a CDS encoding mandelate racemase/muconate lactonizing enzyme family protein is translated as MKITAIEAIPFAIPYRKPLRFASGEVHVAEHVLVRVHTDDGVVGVAEAPPRPFTYGETQDGIVAVINTIFAPAVVGLTLLEREVVAARLQRTIGNPTAKSALDMALWDALGRTLELRVVDMLGGYTDHMRVSHMLGFDDPAAMVTEAEKMVDTYGITTFKVKVGRRPVHLDTAVVRALRDRFGDRIDLYVDGNRGWTASESARAMKDMSDLGLLFAEELCPADDVLGRRWLVEQIDVPFIADESVPTPADVTRESLSGALTAVSIKTARTGFTTSRRVHHLAEGLGLEVVMGNQIDGQVGTACSLAFGAAFAATSHHAGELSNFLDMTDDLLAEPLQIRDGRLHTSPLPGTGVVIDPDKLAHYRTDRS